In Erigeron canadensis isolate Cc75 chromosome 6, C_canadensis_v1, whole genome shotgun sequence, the following are encoded in one genomic region:
- the LOC122605493 gene encoding uncharacterized protein LOC122605493 translates to MFRAMSTKKNRGGYSPLVNGKVPVDDITLGDPKMNRCNTLPSNVFGESVVPFGFAPSTPVRVIHAVEKEVKKASKMHPIFAIFERRSRKKKATAKPEFARYMQYLKEGGSWNANSSRPVIY, encoded by the coding sequence ATGTTTAGAGCTATGAGCACCAAGAAAAACCGCGGGGGATACTCGCCGTTGGTTAATGGCAAAGTCCCCGTGGACGATATAACGTTAGGAGACCCTAAGATGAACCGATGCAATACGTTGCCTTCGAACGTGTTTGGTGAATCGGTTGTCCCATTTGGTTTTGCACCAAGTACTCCGGTTAGAGTAATACACGCGGTAGAAAAGGAAGTGAAGAAAGCAAGCAAGATGCATCCGATATTTGCTATATTCGAGAGAAGAAGTCGTAAGAAGAAGGCAACGGCTAAGCCCGAATTTGCAAGGTATATGCAATACCTTAAGGAAGGAGGTAGTTGGAATGCTAATTCATCTAGGCCGGTTATCTATTGA
- the LOC122602690 gene encoding dihydroflavonol 4-reductase, with protein MKEDSPPTVCVTGAAGFIGSWLVMRLLERGYIVRATVRDPGDMKKVKHLLELPKAETNLTLWKADLTQQGSFDEAIEGCHGVFHVATPMDFQSKDPENEIIKPTIQGILSIIRSCAKAKTVKKLVYTSSAGTVNVQEKQLPVYDESNWSDLDFIYSKKMTAWMYFVSKTLAEKAAWEATKENNIDFISIIPPLVVGPFINPTFPPSLITALSLINGEESHYSIIKQGQYVHLDDLCECHIYLYENPKAEGRYICSKQDATIHQLAKMIKQKWPEYHVPTQFEGIDDELPTVSFSSKKLIDLGFEFKYDLEDMFKGAIDSCKEKGFLPYSTNEVKKGLLESPIEENVQGQKGNQKISYEGMKLVN; from the exons ATGAAAGAAGATTCACCACCCACCGTTTGTGTCACAGGAGCTGCCGGGTTCATTGGCTCATGGCTCGTTATGAGACTTCTCGAACGTGGTTACATTGTTCGTGCAACTGTTCGTGACCCTG GTGACATGAAGAAAGTGAAACATTTGTTAGAACTACCAAAAGCCGAAACAAACTTGACATTATGGAAGGCGGATTTGACGCAACAAGGAAGCTTTGATGAAGCCATTGAAGGTTGTCATGGGGTGTTTCATGTGGCCACTCCTATGGACTTCCAGTCTAAGGACCCTGAG AATGAAATCATAAAGCCAACCATTCAAGGTATATTAAGCATCATAAGGTCATGTGCCAAAGCCAAAACAGTCAAGAAACTGGTCTACACCTCTTCTGCTGGAACCGTAAACGTGCAAGAAAAACAACTTCCAGTCTATGATGAGTCAAATTGGAGCGATTTGGACTTCATTTACTCCAAAAAAATGACTGCTTGG ATGTATTTCGTATCAAAAACATTGGCAGAAAAAGCAGCATGGGAAGCGACAAAGGAAAACAACATTGATTTCATTAGTATCATACCGCCATTAGTAGTTGGTCCGTTCATCAATCCTACATTCCCTCCAAGCCTCATTACTGCACTTTCTTTGATTAATG GTGAAGAATCACATTATTCGATAATAAAACAAGGTCAATATGTGCATTTGGATGATCTTTGTGAGTGTCATATATATCTCTATGAGAACCCTAAAGCCGAAGGAAGATATATTTGTTCTAAACAAGATGCCACCATCCATCAACTAGCAAAAATGATCAAACAAAAATGGCCAGAGTATCATGTTCCCACTCA GTTTGAAGGAATCGATGATGAGCTACCGACAGTTTCTTTTTCATCTAAGAAGTTAATCGATCTGGGGTTTGAGTTTAAGTATGATTTGGAGGACATGTTTAAGGGAGCAATTGATAGTTGCAAAGAAAAAGGATTTCTTCCCTATTCCACAAATGAAGTCAAGAAGGGACTGCTTGAATCTCCTATTGAGGAGAATGTTCAGGGTCAGAAGGGGAACCAGAAAATCAGCTATGAAGGGATGAAATTAGTTAATTGa
- the LOC122604663 gene encoding uncharacterized protein LOC122604663 yields MSTRRGNRAYDKLINESSTNEPKMLRSMTLPTNFFDEFPVKFVVEPKVPSKVNKFVEKEAKKASKVHPFFSLFERKNRKKKATAKPEFSRYMQYLKEAGSWNDNSAKPVIY; encoded by the coding sequence ATGAGCACTAGGAGAGGTAACAGGGCATACGACAAACTAATAAACGAATCATCGACTAATGAGCCAAAGATGTTGCGATCCATGACGTTGCCAACAAACTTCTTTGATGAATTCCCGGTGAAATTTGTCGTGGAACCGAAAGTTCCAAGTAAAGTAAACAAGTTTGTAGAAAAGGAAGCAAAAAAGGCGAGCAAGGTACATCCGTTTTTTAGCTTGTTTGAAAGGAAAAACCGGAAAAAGAAAGCAACTGCTAAACCCGAATTCTCAAGGTATATGCAGTATCTTAAGGAAGCGGGTAGTTGGAATGATAATTCAGCTAAGCCTGTGATTTActga